The Herminiimonas arsenitoxidans genome window below encodes:
- a CDS encoding UDP-glucose 4-epimerase family protein: MNQILVTGANGFVGRSLCAALRARGIPFVPAVRKKSRDDEVAIGDLNADTDWGMALHGCGAVIHLAARVHVMNDTSSDPLTSFRAVNVEATLSLAQQAIAAGVKRFVFVSSVKVNGEQTTDHPFTAFDMPAPMDPYGQSKWEAEIALKKLAQATGLEVVIVRPPLVYGPGVRANFERLMQLVKIGLPLPLGAINNRRSMVAVDNLHDLLILCVRHPAATGQTFMVSDDHDVSVSELLRMLAQAMRKRSMLLPVSAALLGGMAALMGKSEVANRLLGSLQVDIKHTKTTLQWHPPLSMDLALKNTVAAYLAHS, translated from the coding sequence ATGAATCAAATCCTTGTTACAGGCGCCAATGGCTTTGTCGGTCGCAGTCTTTGTGCAGCATTGCGTGCGCGTGGTATTCCTTTTGTCCCGGCAGTACGGAAGAAAAGTCGTGACGATGAAGTCGCTATTGGTGATTTGAATGCTGATACCGACTGGGGAATGGCGTTGCACGGCTGCGGCGCAGTGATTCATTTAGCCGCGCGGGTGCATGTAATGAATGACACCTCAAGCGATCCGCTGACGTCATTTCGCGCAGTGAATGTTGAAGCAACGCTGAGCCTGGCGCAGCAGGCGATTGCGGCGGGTGTCAAACGCTTTGTATTCGTTAGCAGCGTCAAGGTAAACGGCGAACAAACCACAGACCATCCTTTTACCGCTTTTGATATGCCCGCGCCTATGGATCCCTATGGCCAGTCGAAGTGGGAAGCAGAAATCGCATTAAAGAAATTGGCTCAGGCTACAGGCCTGGAAGTGGTAATCGTACGTCCACCTTTAGTCTACGGCCCTGGCGTGCGTGCGAACTTCGAGCGTTTGATGCAACTGGTCAAAATCGGATTGCCATTGCCATTGGGGGCTATCAACAATCGCCGGAGCATGGTTGCGGTAGACAACTTGCATGACTTGCTGATCCTTTGTGTCCGGCATCCGGCAGCAACTGGTCAGACTTTCATGGTTTCGGATGATCATGATGTCAGTGTGTCGGAGTTGCTGCGTATGCTGGCGCAGGCCATGCGGAAAAGAAGCATGCTTCTTCCGGTATCGGCGGCATTGCTTGGTGGTATGGCTGCCCTAATGGGGAAGTCCGAAGTGGCGAATCGTCTGTTGGGTTCATTACAAGTTGATATAAAACATACGAAAACAACCTTACAATGGCATCCGCCCCTTAGTATGGATCTGGCACTCAAAAATACCGTTGCCGCCTATCTTGCGCACTCCTAG
- a CDS encoding sugar transferase: MKRIFDLVLALLATCILLLPIMLVTFFVKMTSKGPAVYWSDRVGVHNKIFKMPKFRTMQVDTPAVATHLLTNPQQFLTPIGSFLRKSSLDELPQLWSILKGDMSFVGPRPALFNQDDLVALRTRYGVDNIKPGLTGWAQINGRDELPIPEKVALDAEYLKRQSFWFDMKILVLTFQKVLKKDGITH; the protein is encoded by the coding sequence ATGAAAAGAATATTTGATTTGGTGCTGGCCTTGTTGGCAACTTGCATCTTGCTATTACCTATCATGCTGGTTACTTTTTTTGTTAAAATGACATCAAAAGGGCCTGCCGTATATTGGTCGGATAGGGTTGGGGTACATAATAAAATCTTTAAGATGCCCAAGTTCAGAACCATGCAGGTGGACACTCCGGCAGTGGCGACACATTTGTTGACTAATCCTCAACAGTTCTTGACGCCGATAGGATCATTCCTGCGCAAGTCCAGCCTAGATGAGCTCCCGCAGTTATGGAGTATCCTCAAAGGGGATATGAGTTTTGTTGGGCCACGTCCGGCCTTGTTTAACCAAGATGATTTGGTGGCTTTGCGTACTCGTTATGGGGTGGATAATATCAAGCCGGGATTGACTGGTTGGGCACAGATTAATGGTCGTGATGAATTGCCTATACCCGAAAAGGTTGCGCTTGATGCTGAATATCTGAAGCGCCAGTCATTTTGGTTTGATATGAAAATTCTAGTTCTAACATTCCAAAAAGTATTAAAAAAAGACGGTATTACTCACTGA